The proteins below come from a single Pleuronectes platessa chromosome 3, fPlePla1.1, whole genome shotgun sequence genomic window:
- the tab1 gene encoding TGF-beta-activated kinase 1 and MAP3K7-binding protein 1 isoform X1, protein MHQHPSNMAAQRRTLMQSHQSWTDDLPLCQMCGVGSAANCVYGPDDKGTQSHPNEDGHLRFRGEDGCFLYGVFNGYDGGRVASFASQCLTAELLLGQLKSSHTDSDVRRILTQAFDVVEKSYFETIDHALAEKAHLSTYVLPHNENVSFHQLSPQSQKVQERLKELEQEVSGGATAVVALILNNKLYIANVGTNRVLLCKSSSDGQNQVLQIGRPHNTDNEDELQRLAALGVDSARVRQAGQIAGQSSTRRLGDYRVKLNYTEIDLLSAAKTKPIIAEPEIPVSQSLDSVTGFLLLLSEGLINALESAHGTEQANQEIVAMVAAELALQTSLEAVAQSVVERVKRLHHDVYVSGRQRATYCSQHEDMTLLIRTLNYPLAEGALTPTQGGRIYPVSVPYSNSQSTSKTSVTLSLVMPSQNTLTNGTNTASTLEEGTPTPGSQSPTATLQSTNTQTQSSSSSSGDGSLFRQRGSQAAQPDETGRVPPYVDFTQFYSLWGSDHCDGQSTQGGLGPQ, encoded by the exons CATCAGAGCTGGACCGACGACCTGCCGCTGTGTCAGATGTGTGGCGTCGGCTCAGCCGCCAACTGTGTGTACGGCCCCGACGATAAAGGAACCCAGAGCCATCCCAATGAGGACGGACACCTCCGGTTCAG aggcgAGGATGGCTGCTTCCTGTACGGGGTGTTTAACGGCTACGATGGCGGCAGAGTGGCCAGCTTCGCCTCCCAGTGTCTGACCGCTGAGCTGCTCCTGGGTCAGCTCAAATCCAGCCACACAGACAGTGACGTCCGCAGGATCCTCACTCAG GCGTTCGACGTGGTGGAGAAGAGCTACTTCGAGACTATAGACCACGCTCTGGCGGAGAAGGCTCACCTCTCCACCTACGTCCTGCCGCACAACGAG AATGTGTCCTTCCACCAGCTTTCTCCTCAGAGCCAGAAGGTGCAGGAGCGTCTGAAGGAGCTCGAGCAGGAGGTGTCAGGAGGAGCTACAGCTGTGGTGGCGCTGATCCTCAACAACAAGCTCTACATCGCTAATGTTG GTACCAACCGGGTGCTGCTGTGTAAGTCCAGCAGCGATGGCCAGAATCAGGTTCTCCAGATCGGCCGACCACACAACACCGACAATGAGGACGAGCTGCAGCGACTCGCCGCTCTGG GTGTGGACTCTGCTCGTGTGAGACAGGCGGGACAGATAGCAGGACAGAGCAGCACCAGGAGACTGGGAGACTACCGGGTCAAATTAAACTACACTGAAATCGACCTGCTCAG TGCTGCAAAGACAAAACCAATCATTGCGGAGCCTGAGATTCCCGTCAGCCAATCGTTGGACAGTGTGACGGGCTTCTTGTTGCTCTTGTCAGAAGGACTAATCAATGCTCTTGAGTCGGCCCATGGCACAGAACAGGCCAATCAG GAAATAGTAGCCATGGTGGCAGCAGAGCTGGCCCTCCAGACCAGTCTGGAAGCCGTGGCCCAGTCGGTGGTGGAGCGCGTCAAGCGGCTGCACCACGACGTCTACGTGTCCGGCCGTCAGAGGGCGACCTACTGCTCTCAGCACGAGGACATGACGCTGCTCATCCGGACGCTCAACTACCCGCTGGCTGAAGGAGCGCTCACACCCACTCAGG GGGGTCGTATCTACCCAGTGTCTGTGCCCTACTCCAACAGCCAGAGCACCAGTAAAACCAGCGTCACCCTCTCACTGGTCATGCCCTCCCAAAATACCCTCACCAATGGAACCAACACCGCGTCCACTTTAGAGGAAGGCACCCCCACGCCAGG CAGTCAGAGCCCCACGGCGACCCTCCAGTCCACCAACACCCAGACGcagagctccagctccagctcggGAGACGGGAGCCTCTTCCGCCAGAGAGGCAGTCAGGCAGCGCAGCCCGACGAGACGGGCAGAGTCCCGCCCTACGTGGACTTCACTCAGTTTTACAGCCTGTGGGGAAGTGACCACTGTGACGGCCAGAGCACCCAGGGAGGACTGGGACCCCAGTGA
- the tab1 gene encoding TGF-beta-activated kinase 1 and MAP3K7-binding protein 1 isoform X2, translating to MHQHPSNMAAQRRTLMQSHQSWTDDLPLCQMCGVGSAANCVYGPDDKGTQSHPNEDGHLRFRGEDGCFLYGVFNGYDGGRVASFASQCLTAELLLGQLKSSHTDSDVRRILTQAFDVVEKSYFETIDHALAEKAHLSTYVLPHNENVSFHQLSPQSQKVQERLKELEQEVSGGATAVVALILNNKLYIANVGTNRVLLCKSSSDGQNQVLQIGRPHNTDNEDELQRLAALGVDSARVRQAGQIAGQSSTRRLGDYRVKLNYTEIDLLSAAKTKPIIAEPEIPVSQSLDSVTGFLLLLSEGLINALESAHGTEQANQEIVAMVAAELALQTSLEAVAQSVVERVKRLHHDVYVSGRQRATYCSQHEDMTLLIRTLNYPLAEGALTPTQGGRIYPVSVPYSNSQSTSKTSVTLSLVMPSQNTLTNGTNTASTLEEGTPTPGQSPTATLQSTNTQTQSSSSSSGDGSLFRQRGSQAAQPDETGRVPPYVDFTQFYSLWGSDHCDGQSTQGGLGPQ from the exons CATCAGAGCTGGACCGACGACCTGCCGCTGTGTCAGATGTGTGGCGTCGGCTCAGCCGCCAACTGTGTGTACGGCCCCGACGATAAAGGAACCCAGAGCCATCCCAATGAGGACGGACACCTCCGGTTCAG aggcgAGGATGGCTGCTTCCTGTACGGGGTGTTTAACGGCTACGATGGCGGCAGAGTGGCCAGCTTCGCCTCCCAGTGTCTGACCGCTGAGCTGCTCCTGGGTCAGCTCAAATCCAGCCACACAGACAGTGACGTCCGCAGGATCCTCACTCAG GCGTTCGACGTGGTGGAGAAGAGCTACTTCGAGACTATAGACCACGCTCTGGCGGAGAAGGCTCACCTCTCCACCTACGTCCTGCCGCACAACGAG AATGTGTCCTTCCACCAGCTTTCTCCTCAGAGCCAGAAGGTGCAGGAGCGTCTGAAGGAGCTCGAGCAGGAGGTGTCAGGAGGAGCTACAGCTGTGGTGGCGCTGATCCTCAACAACAAGCTCTACATCGCTAATGTTG GTACCAACCGGGTGCTGCTGTGTAAGTCCAGCAGCGATGGCCAGAATCAGGTTCTCCAGATCGGCCGACCACACAACACCGACAATGAGGACGAGCTGCAGCGACTCGCCGCTCTGG GTGTGGACTCTGCTCGTGTGAGACAGGCGGGACAGATAGCAGGACAGAGCAGCACCAGGAGACTGGGAGACTACCGGGTCAAATTAAACTACACTGAAATCGACCTGCTCAG TGCTGCAAAGACAAAACCAATCATTGCGGAGCCTGAGATTCCCGTCAGCCAATCGTTGGACAGTGTGACGGGCTTCTTGTTGCTCTTGTCAGAAGGACTAATCAATGCTCTTGAGTCGGCCCATGGCACAGAACAGGCCAATCAG GAAATAGTAGCCATGGTGGCAGCAGAGCTGGCCCTCCAGACCAGTCTGGAAGCCGTGGCCCAGTCGGTGGTGGAGCGCGTCAAGCGGCTGCACCACGACGTCTACGTGTCCGGCCGTCAGAGGGCGACCTACTGCTCTCAGCACGAGGACATGACGCTGCTCATCCGGACGCTCAACTACCCGCTGGCTGAAGGAGCGCTCACACCCACTCAGG GGGGTCGTATCTACCCAGTGTCTGTGCCCTACTCCAACAGCCAGAGCACCAGTAAAACCAGCGTCACCCTCTCACTGGTCATGCCCTCCCAAAATACCCTCACCAATGGAACCAACACCGCGTCCACTTTAGAGGAAGGCACCCCCACGCCAGG TCAGAGCCCCACGGCGACCCTCCAGTCCACCAACACCCAGACGcagagctccagctccagctcggGAGACGGGAGCCTCTTCCGCCAGAGAGGCAGTCAGGCAGCGCAGCCCGACGAGACGGGCAGAGTCCCGCCCTACGTGGACTTCACTCAGTTTTACAGCCTGTGGGGAAGTGACCACTGTGACGGCCAGAGCACCCAGGGAGGACTGGGACCCCAGTGA
- the tab1 gene encoding TGF-beta-activated kinase 1 and MAP3K7-binding protein 1 isoform X3 yields MHQHPSNMAAQRRTLMQSHQSWTDDLPLCQMCGVGSAANCVYGPDDKGTQSHPNEDGHLRFRGEDGCFLYGVFNGYDGGRVASFASQCLTAELLLGQLKSSHTDSDVRRILTQAFDVVEKSYFETIDHALAEKAHLSTYVLPHNELSPQSQKVQERLKELEQEVSGGATAVVALILNNKLYIANVGTNRVLLCKSSSDGQNQVLQIGRPHNTDNEDELQRLAALGVDSARVRQAGQIAGQSSTRRLGDYRVKLNYTEIDLLSAAKTKPIIAEPEIPVSQSLDSVTGFLLLLSEGLINALESAHGTEQANQEIVAMVAAELALQTSLEAVAQSVVERVKRLHHDVYVSGRQRATYCSQHEDMTLLIRTLNYPLAEGALTPTQGGRIYPVSVPYSNSQSTSKTSVTLSLVMPSQNTLTNGTNTASTLEEGTPTPGSQSPTATLQSTNTQTQSSSSSSGDGSLFRQRGSQAAQPDETGRVPPYVDFTQFYSLWGSDHCDGQSTQGGLGPQ; encoded by the exons CATCAGAGCTGGACCGACGACCTGCCGCTGTGTCAGATGTGTGGCGTCGGCTCAGCCGCCAACTGTGTGTACGGCCCCGACGATAAAGGAACCCAGAGCCATCCCAATGAGGACGGACACCTCCGGTTCAG aggcgAGGATGGCTGCTTCCTGTACGGGGTGTTTAACGGCTACGATGGCGGCAGAGTGGCCAGCTTCGCCTCCCAGTGTCTGACCGCTGAGCTGCTCCTGGGTCAGCTCAAATCCAGCCACACAGACAGTGACGTCCGCAGGATCCTCACTCAG GCGTTCGACGTGGTGGAGAAGAGCTACTTCGAGACTATAGACCACGCTCTGGCGGAGAAGGCTCACCTCTCCACCTACGTCCTGCCGCACAACGAG CTTTCTCCTCAGAGCCAGAAGGTGCAGGAGCGTCTGAAGGAGCTCGAGCAGGAGGTGTCAGGAGGAGCTACAGCTGTGGTGGCGCTGATCCTCAACAACAAGCTCTACATCGCTAATGTTG GTACCAACCGGGTGCTGCTGTGTAAGTCCAGCAGCGATGGCCAGAATCAGGTTCTCCAGATCGGCCGACCACACAACACCGACAATGAGGACGAGCTGCAGCGACTCGCCGCTCTGG GTGTGGACTCTGCTCGTGTGAGACAGGCGGGACAGATAGCAGGACAGAGCAGCACCAGGAGACTGGGAGACTACCGGGTCAAATTAAACTACACTGAAATCGACCTGCTCAG TGCTGCAAAGACAAAACCAATCATTGCGGAGCCTGAGATTCCCGTCAGCCAATCGTTGGACAGTGTGACGGGCTTCTTGTTGCTCTTGTCAGAAGGACTAATCAATGCTCTTGAGTCGGCCCATGGCACAGAACAGGCCAATCAG GAAATAGTAGCCATGGTGGCAGCAGAGCTGGCCCTCCAGACCAGTCTGGAAGCCGTGGCCCAGTCGGTGGTGGAGCGCGTCAAGCGGCTGCACCACGACGTCTACGTGTCCGGCCGTCAGAGGGCGACCTACTGCTCTCAGCACGAGGACATGACGCTGCTCATCCGGACGCTCAACTACCCGCTGGCTGAAGGAGCGCTCACACCCACTCAGG GGGGTCGTATCTACCCAGTGTCTGTGCCCTACTCCAACAGCCAGAGCACCAGTAAAACCAGCGTCACCCTCTCACTGGTCATGCCCTCCCAAAATACCCTCACCAATGGAACCAACACCGCGTCCACTTTAGAGGAAGGCACCCCCACGCCAGG CAGTCAGAGCCCCACGGCGACCCTCCAGTCCACCAACACCCAGACGcagagctccagctccagctcggGAGACGGGAGCCTCTTCCGCCAGAGAGGCAGTCAGGCAGCGCAGCCCGACGAGACGGGCAGAGTCCCGCCCTACGTGGACTTCACTCAGTTTTACAGCCTGTGGGGAAGTGACCACTGTGACGGCCAGAGCACCCAGGGAGGACTGGGACCCCAGTGA
- the tab1 gene encoding TGF-beta-activated kinase 1 and MAP3K7-binding protein 1 isoform X4: MCGVGSAANCVYGPDDKGTQSHPNEDGHLRFRGEDGCFLYGVFNGYDGGRVASFASQCLTAELLLGQLKSSHTDSDVRRILTQAFDVVEKSYFETIDHALAEKAHLSTYVLPHNENVSFHQLSPQSQKVQERLKELEQEVSGGATAVVALILNNKLYIANVGTNRVLLCKSSSDGQNQVLQIGRPHNTDNEDELQRLAALGVDSARVRQAGQIAGQSSTRRLGDYRVKLNYTEIDLLSAAKTKPIIAEPEIPVSQSLDSVTGFLLLLSEGLINALESAHGTEQANQEIVAMVAAELALQTSLEAVAQSVVERVKRLHHDVYVSGRQRATYCSQHEDMTLLIRTLNYPLAEGALTPTQGGRIYPVSVPYSNSQSTSKTSVTLSLVMPSQNTLTNGTNTASTLEEGTPTPGSQSPTATLQSTNTQTQSSSSSSGDGSLFRQRGSQAAQPDETGRVPPYVDFTQFYSLWGSDHCDGQSTQGGLGPQ, from the exons ATGTGTGGCGTCGGCTCAGCCGCCAACTGTGTGTACGGCCCCGACGATAAAGGAACCCAGAGCCATCCCAATGAGGACGGACACCTCCGGTTCAG aggcgAGGATGGCTGCTTCCTGTACGGGGTGTTTAACGGCTACGATGGCGGCAGAGTGGCCAGCTTCGCCTCCCAGTGTCTGACCGCTGAGCTGCTCCTGGGTCAGCTCAAATCCAGCCACACAGACAGTGACGTCCGCAGGATCCTCACTCAG GCGTTCGACGTGGTGGAGAAGAGCTACTTCGAGACTATAGACCACGCTCTGGCGGAGAAGGCTCACCTCTCCACCTACGTCCTGCCGCACAACGAG AATGTGTCCTTCCACCAGCTTTCTCCTCAGAGCCAGAAGGTGCAGGAGCGTCTGAAGGAGCTCGAGCAGGAGGTGTCAGGAGGAGCTACAGCTGTGGTGGCGCTGATCCTCAACAACAAGCTCTACATCGCTAATGTTG GTACCAACCGGGTGCTGCTGTGTAAGTCCAGCAGCGATGGCCAGAATCAGGTTCTCCAGATCGGCCGACCACACAACACCGACAATGAGGACGAGCTGCAGCGACTCGCCGCTCTGG GTGTGGACTCTGCTCGTGTGAGACAGGCGGGACAGATAGCAGGACAGAGCAGCACCAGGAGACTGGGAGACTACCGGGTCAAATTAAACTACACTGAAATCGACCTGCTCAG TGCTGCAAAGACAAAACCAATCATTGCGGAGCCTGAGATTCCCGTCAGCCAATCGTTGGACAGTGTGACGGGCTTCTTGTTGCTCTTGTCAGAAGGACTAATCAATGCTCTTGAGTCGGCCCATGGCACAGAACAGGCCAATCAG GAAATAGTAGCCATGGTGGCAGCAGAGCTGGCCCTCCAGACCAGTCTGGAAGCCGTGGCCCAGTCGGTGGTGGAGCGCGTCAAGCGGCTGCACCACGACGTCTACGTGTCCGGCCGTCAGAGGGCGACCTACTGCTCTCAGCACGAGGACATGACGCTGCTCATCCGGACGCTCAACTACCCGCTGGCTGAAGGAGCGCTCACACCCACTCAGG GGGGTCGTATCTACCCAGTGTCTGTGCCCTACTCCAACAGCCAGAGCACCAGTAAAACCAGCGTCACCCTCTCACTGGTCATGCCCTCCCAAAATACCCTCACCAATGGAACCAACACCGCGTCCACTTTAGAGGAAGGCACCCCCACGCCAGG CAGTCAGAGCCCCACGGCGACCCTCCAGTCCACCAACACCCAGACGcagagctccagctccagctcggGAGACGGGAGCCTCTTCCGCCAGAGAGGCAGTCAGGCAGCGCAGCCCGACGAGACGGGCAGAGTCCCGCCCTACGTGGACTTCACTCAGTTTTACAGCCTGTGGGGAAGTGACCACTGTGACGGCCAGAGCACCCAGGGAGGACTGGGACCCCAGTGA